The Gemmatimonadota bacterium DNA segment TGGAAGAACAGGATCTGAACGCAGACCCGTTCAGGCAGTTCGACACCTGGTTCGGAAACGCGGTCGACGCGGGGATCGAGCTGGCGGACGTGATGACGGTCGCCACGGCTTCGCAGGCCGGCGTGCCATCGGCCAGGATCGTCGTGCTGCGGGGGGTCGACGAGCGGGGGTTCGTATTCTACACGGACTACCGTAGCACGAAGAGCCGGGACCTGGATGAGAATCCCAGGGCCGCGCTGGTGTTCTACTGGCGCGAGCTCGGTCGCCAGGTCCGGATCGCGGGCGCGGTTCACCGGGTATCCGTGGAAGAATCCGCCCGTTACTTCCAATCCAGACCCCTGGAAAGTCGCCTGGCGGCCCTGGCTTCGAGCCAGAGCGAGGTCATAGCCGATCGGAAGGTGCTGGAAGACCGCTTCGAGGCACTGAGGGCGGAATACCCCTCAGGTGACGTACCCTTTCCCGACAACTGGGGCGGATACCGCGTTTCGCCCGATGAGTTCGAATTCTGGCAGGGACGGGAACTACGCCTGCACGATCGTATACGTTACCGGCGCGGGGAAGACGGCCTTTGGGTGAACGAACGGCTTTCACCCTAGATATCGCGCTCGCCATGGATCCCGCCGTCCCTGACAGGGGAACAAGCAATGACCAATAATCAAACGATGGCACAGGAAGTAAACGCGATTCGGTTCGGCGTAGTGGGCTGCGGAGGGGCCGGTCATGCTGCCATTCGTTCGGCCTGTGCCAGCACGCTGCTCGACGTCGTGGCGATCAGCGACCTGCTCGAGGAACGACGGAGCCGGGTGGGCCGTGAGGAGGACATCCCCCGTCTGTACGGACCCTACCAGGACCTCCTGGCCGACACGGACGTGGAAGCCGTCCTCCTGGCGGTGAATCCACCCGCCCGCTACCCCATGGTCCTCGATGCGATCGCAGCGGGCAAGCACGTGCTGGTACAGAAACCGCACGCCACCCGCGCCGATCATATCCTGACGTTCAAGGAAGCGGCCGAGCGCGCCGGTGTAACGATGCAGTTCTGCTTCTTCATGCGTCACGATCCGGTGAACCGCAGGACGCGCGTCGCGTTAAGCCGGGGGCGCATCGGCGAACCGTACCACGCTCGCATATTTCTGAAATACAACCACAGAGCGCCATTGGACAGTCCCGAAGCCTGGACCCACGTGTTCGGCCAGAAGGGAGGTGCCCTCGGCCAGCACGCCTCTCACGAGCTGGACCTGGCCTGGTGGTGGATGGGTTGTCCGGATCCCCGGTGGGCCTTTGCCGCCAAGCACGTCGTCGAGGCATTGTACGACGGTCCGGAAGGGCCGGCCGAAGACTATTTATCGGGGATTGCTGGTTTCGAGGGAGGCAAGACCATCCAGATTGACTGCTCCCGCTGGGTACACTGCGATACACCCACCGTGGTGGAGGTACACGGGAGCGAGGGTGCCTATTCCCACGGTCAGTTGTGGCACATGGAAGACGGCGTTTTCACCTCCCGGGAGATCGACGACGAATCCGATGTGCCCCATTCCGATCCGCCTGAAGACGGCCTGCCCTTCTTCCATGAGGTCGAACACTTCGCCCGGGCGGTCGCCGGCCGTGTGGAGCCCGATGTGAATGCGGATGACGCCTACCGGTACATGAAGCTACTTGACGCGATGTACGACAGTGCGAAGACCGGCGAAAAGGTGCACATCGGCTGAGTGCGCCCGCGTTGTTTACGGCGAAATCCAGGCTTCCGAAGCGTTTTCTGGTCTGCCGTACCGCTGTCCGAACCTGGGCGGCATCGGTTACGTCGGTGCGAATGAAGTGCACCTTCTCGCTGCGTGTCCGGAAAAGCTCCAGGCTGCGTGGGCAGGGAGTCAGGTCGACCGCAGTCACCGAAGCGCCGGCCTCCAGCATCGAAATAGTCGTGAATCGCCCGATTCCCTTGCAAGCACCGGTCACCAGGGCGGTTTTGCCGGAAAAATCGTAGGCCATGGCCTGATCCACCGTTCTCATGGTTTCGGACGATCGCATCCCCACGCCTGCCTAGAGCAGACGGACGATGTCCTCGCCTCGCCCGACCCGCAGGGCAACTTCGCGCGGAGTTTCATCGGCGACGTTGGCCTGGGACCGGCTGCAGCCGGCGGCGATCAGCGCCTCGATCACTTCGGGTCTGTTCAACTGGGCGGCCATGTGCAGCGGCGCATCGCCCTGGTAGACGGGTCCCCAGTCCGACTGGACGCCGACGCCCGCACGGTGGTTCGGATCCAGACCGGCTTCTTTTAAAATGTGTATGGTCTCGAGGTGATCGGCAACCTGTTCGTCGCCGGGTCTGACCTCCGCGGCGGAATGTAAGGCGGATGATCCGTTGTGGGGATTGATCTGACCGGGATCGGCGCCCAGCCGGATCTGCATCTTCAAACGGTCCGGATCGATCTGCCAGACCGCGAAATACACCGGCGCGCCCCCGTTGTCGTGCCACCGGTTGATGTCACCGCCATGGTCGATCAGGTACCGCGCCATGCGTTCTTCACGGCATAGGCAGAGGGGCCGGCCGTGCACGTTTTCGATATTGGGGTCGGCGCCCGCTTCGACGAGCAGCTTCACCATGTCGAAGTTAGTCCTGCGTTCCACCTGTCGCCAGTCGATCTGCTGTTGCGGAGGACCGCTGACGGCGAGGGAAAGGGTATATACAGGGAAACGGCCCTCCCGGTAAGGATCGTCGAAGGCTTCGTGGCAGTAATTGGCCAGAGACGGATCTTCAGCCAGCATCTCGGCCATGAGGACGAGGTCTTCGGCGTACACTGCGCCGATCCACTGTTTTTCCTTGTCAAAGCGCATAAACCGCTCCCATTATATCGACAAAACATGGTTAGTGCCGACGGGTTGCACTGTCAATACAAACCTCGAAATGCCCCGGCAGTGAGGTGAGTCGGATGAAGCACCTCGGATTGGTGGCTCTTGCAGTTGCTGGTTCGCATCAAACCGCAATTCCCTGAAGACAGTGTTCGAGTTCTCGACCGGATCTCTTTATTTGTAACGCCGACCGTTCTAATTGACACTAACACTATAGCGCAGTGATCAATATGGCAGAACCTCTGGCCAGGATAACGTCGGAATTCTGTATCGACATCGAACGGGAGTACCCTTTTCCGATCGACCAGGTCTGGGCGGCCGTTACGACGGCGGAAGGGATCTCGGCCTGGATGAAGTACGAAGCCACGCTGGACCGCCGCCTGGGCGGCAGGATCTTCGTGGACTTCAAGTCGGAAGGAAACCTGGAAGGCACGGTCTGCGAATGGGTTCCAGAACGGGTTTTTGCCTATACCTGGGGCATTTCCGTGGTCCGGTGGGTACTCGAACCCTGTGAGGGCGGCACGCGTCTGCACTTCACGAATTCACACGTCACTCCGGACATCCTGATGGGATTCGCGGCGGGCTGGCACGCTTTCATCGACCACCTGGGTCCGTACCTGGCCGGGACCACCGTGGAAGACCGGTACGACGATCTCATGAAGGTCTATGTCGATCGATACGGCCACCTGGTCGCGGGCAACGACGACTCCGAGGAGAAAAAACCATGACGAACGTGACGGAATCCGGCGCCTTCACCGTGGCCGAGCTTTGCGAAGCGTCGGCCGATGGAGATTTGAAGCGCATCAACTCTATTCTGGCCGTTGCACCCCACCTGGTGGAGGTGGACACGGCATCCTACGACGAGCACCGCGCCCTGCACCACGCGGTGATGAACCGCCGGATCGAAGCCGTTTCCGCGCTAATGGCCGCGGGGGCCGACCCGAACCAGGGCGTCTATCCCCATCGGGATGCCTCCACGCCTCTGGTCATGGCCCGCGACCGCGGATTTGAAGACGTTGTAGAGACGATCAACGAGGAAATGGAGCGGCGGCGGGAAGCGAATCTCTGCCCCAATCTGACCGTCGCGCCGGAAGTGGTGCTCCTCGCCGAGAAAGTCGCGGAAGGCGACGTGGCCGGCGCGATGCGGGAAATCCACGCCGCGCCCGAACTCGCGGAGGCCTGCGACGAAGACGGAAACACGGTCCTGCACCACGCGGCCAGCTATGGTCATCCCGGACTCGTTCAAGCGCTCCTGGCGATCAAGGCCGACACAGGTAAGACCAACCTCGAAGACCGGACTCCCCTCGAACTGGCCGTGGATCAAACGGCCGCAACGGACCGGCGGCGGTCGGAAGGGTGTTTCATGGCCGCCGGCATCCTTATGAGCGCGGGTGCCCCGAGAAGCCTGCGCACGAACGTGATGCTGGGGGACGCGGAAGCTGTACGCGAAGTCGCGGCGAGTCACCCCGGCCTGTTCGAGCCGGATATTGAAACCGAAACCCACTTGCTGGGGGACGCGGTCCGCCACAATCGGTACGAAATGGTGAAGCTGCTGCTCGATCTCGGCATGGATCCCAATCAGCGGTACCGCATCCAGTCCCTGGAGGAAGAGACGTACAACTGGGGCGAACCGCTGTGGATCGCGGCCGGCGACGGCCAGCACGATATCGCGCGGTTGCTGCTCGAGCGGGGCGCCGACGCCAACGCCGCCGTGTATGCCTCCGGCAATCCCATGAGCCGCGCCTACAATAACCGGGACGAGCGTATGAAGCGGCTGCTGTACCGGTACGGAGGATCGATGACGCCGGACGGCGCGGCCCTGGAATGCGATACCTCTGCGGCCGTCATGGCGCTGAACCTGCAGCCCGACCTGGTCGAGCAGATCCTGTGGGGCGCCGCCTGCGGGGGCGATCCCAGCGTGGTCGGCGTGTGCCTGCGCAGACTGGAATGGGCCCTGGACGATCCACGGTGGTACAGACTCCTCATCCAGCCCATTGGCATCTGGCCCTGCGGTCCTCATCGCAAGTACCGGGATTTCGATCGATCCGTGTTTCCCGAGATCCTCCGCATGTTCCTCGATCACGGGGTGGACCCGAACGTGAAGGGCCGGCGCGACACATCACTCCCGCACTACATCGCGGCTACGGGTAAAGTATGGGGCGAACCGAATTTGAAAGAGGACGAACGGATCGAGTTCGCCCGCCTGCTCCTCGAATACGGTGCTTCGCTCGACGGCAGGGATACGCTGCTTCAATCCACGCCCCTGGCTTGGGCAGCCCGCTGGGGCCGCACCGCGCTGGTCGACCTTTATCTCGAGCACGGCGCCGATCCACAGCCCGACGGGGAACCCTGGACCACGCCGCTCGCCTGGGCCGAACGGTATGGGCACACTGCCATCGTGGAGCGACTGCGGCAAGCCGGCGCCGTTTCCTGAGCGTCTGCGGCAAGCCGACGCCGTTTCCTGAACGACTTTTACTCACCCAACTTGAGGGCCCGGCGGCCTGTCCCGGTCTGGATGCCAGTGGGTAGCGGCGACATGGGTGGTATCATCTTCCGTCGTGATGTAATAGACGGTCAGGATGGTACCATCACCCAACTCCGCCGAAATTGGATAGCCCACATCCGCGCCACCCATCCGGGGACGCTTCTCCGCCGGCCACGCACTCGATACACCACCGCCGTCATCCCGAAGCACGTATTCGTGGTCCGTGTCCCAGGTGCGTCCGCCGTCCTCGCTGATCAGGGCCCGTATACCCATCGGGGCGCGGCGGTAGCCGTAGGTACACAGAATCCGTCCGTCACGCAGTTTGAGCAGGTGGTTCGGATAGCCCTCGAAGGACGCTTCGACCGGGCTGGTCCAGGTCCTGCCGCCGTCTTCGGACCAGACTTCCAGGGTGTAAAACCGGTCCCTGTGATAGGTACGCTCAACGACAGCCGGATCCCAGTAACACGTCGAGCGGATATGGCCCAGGACGCGGTTCGGCTCCGTCTCCACCAGGGCCCATTCGCTGCCGATACGCGGCACCGCCTCATGGAGATGCCAGGTCTCCCCGTCATCGCTGGACCGGAACAGGAGACAATCGCTTTCGCCCCCGGCGCGTATCGTGTAAATGGGAAACAACCACGTACCGTCTTCAAGTATGATCCCGCGCGGAAAACCCACCGCGGTTTCATAGCCCGGTACGGTCCAGGTACGCCGCTCCCACGTACGTCCTTCATCCCGGGATCGAATCACCGACAGTCGATGCCCAGTTATGATCAACTTTCCCGGAAAAAGGGACGTGTACGACTCGTCCTTTACAAAACCCAGGCCACGGGCTTCGGCTTCCTCCCGGCGGCCCAGTGTCCAGAATTCCTGTCCCACCGAGCCCACCGCCATTAAAGTGCCGTCGGGTAGAACGCCGGAGAGCCTGTCGTACCGTTCCCGCGGCGATGTACCCGGCCAGTTGGGCGGCAGCATAGGATCTTCCGCCGGTGTCCAGGTTCGTCCATCGTCTCGGGACTCAAGCGTCAGCCAGTCGCCCAGACCGTAATGATCCCCGAAAGGCGAAGAAATACAGCCGATCGAAAGCCGCCCGTCCGGTAGTTGATTCAATACGGGGAACGCGTTGTATCGTCCCTTTTCTTTCGTAACAATACGGTGTTGCATGGTTAACCTTGATGATGCATCGATCGATCGGGAAATGCGCGTGAAGCGAGGATGATTTACTAGCGTAAGGCCTGTTGTGTCAATATAATTCGGGTGTAACGGCCCACTGCGCTGACACCTGGCGTGCATCCAGGAATACCATGGAAAGCATTCCCCATCCCCACAGTCTCTCCATAACGCTGGACCGTATCAACGAACGGCACTTCCTCGGCCATTCGTTCGACCGGATCGAAGCGGAACGCACCCTGGACTGGCTGGCCGGTCGTTTCGGCTCGGATTCCGCCTATGCCGGGACGTTCGGCCTTACGGAACAGGACAGCCGGTCCAAAATCTATACCTTTACGGGTGAACGGCTTCAATCGGCGTCGCTGCGGCATATCCAGGCCGAAGAAACCTGCCGGGCGATCATCCTGCTGAACCGCCGTGTCGGGCGCGACCGGCTTCCCGAACTCGAGGCGGCAACGTCCAAATTGCTCGAGTGTTTCGAGGTGGCGCACGCGAAGGGTAGACTGCGGGGAACGTTCTGCTGCGGACCTTGCACAGTCTCTCTCTGGCGCCACATGGCCATGGGTGGCCTCGGCGACTACGCCCGTCACCTGGATGAAGGCATCGGCGTATTGACGAGCCATGAAGATGGGGCGGGTACGTGGCGCCGGTTCCCATTCTACTACACCCTGCTTGCTTTGTCTGAGGTCGACACGCCAAACGCCCGACGCGCCGTTTCCTACGCCTTGCCGGAATGCGAGCGCCGCGTGAAGTCCATCCGGCGAAATCCCCCGTTTGGCACTCGCAGATACCGGTTGTTATCCCGGATCCTCGATCAAAACCCTTAGGCACCCACGCATCCATGCATCCATGCATCGAACAGGACGGAAGAGAGGATAGCCCGATGTCCGAATCCCGTGAACCCTCCCCCCAAGCGGACTCGCACTTCGGTGCGGCCATGAAACGACTGCGAACCGCCATCTGGCAGATGGATCCGGCCGGGGTCGAAGCAGCCCTTTCCCAGGTACCTGGTATAGTCAATGATGCCATGGACCATCCGCGCTGGGGAGGCCGACCCACCCCCATCCAGCTGGCGGCGGAACGCGGGGACACGAAGGTCATCGAAATACTGTTGCGCAACGGGGCGGACCCGAACGGCGGAACGGACACCTACGGAGGCTGGACCGCACTCCACCTCGCGGCCCACTGGGGACAC contains these protein-coding regions:
- the pdxH gene encoding pyridoxamine 5'-phosphate oxidase, coding for MDPDALRREYVFGSLEEQDLNADPFRQFDTWFGNAVDAGIELADVMTVATASQAGVPSARIVVLRGVDERGFVFYTDYRSTKSRDLDENPRAALVFYWRELGRQVRIAGAVHRVSVEESARYFQSRPLESRLAALASSQSEVIADRKVLEDRFEALRAEYPSGDVPFPDNWGGYRVSPDEFEFWQGRELRLHDRIRYRRGEDGLWVNERLSP
- a CDS encoding ankyrin repeat domain-containing protein; translated protein: MRFDKEKQWIGAVYAEDLVLMAEMLAEDPSLANYCHEAFDDPYREGRFPVYTLSLAVSGPPQQQIDWRQVERRTNFDMVKLLVEAGADPNIENVHGRPLCLCREERMARYLIDHGGDINRWHDNGGAPVYFAVWQIDPDRLKMQIRLGADPGQINPHNGSSALHSAAEVRPGDEQVADHLETIHILKEAGLDPNHRAGVGVQSDWGPVYQGDAPLHMAAQLNRPEVIEALIAAGCSRSQANVADETPREVALRVGRGEDIVRLL
- a CDS encoding ankyrin repeat domain-containing protein, translated to MTNVTESGAFTVAELCEASADGDLKRINSILAVAPHLVEVDTASYDEHRALHHAVMNRRIEAVSALMAAGADPNQGVYPHRDASTPLVMARDRGFEDVVETINEEMERRREANLCPNLTVAPEVVLLAEKVAEGDVAGAMREIHAAPELAEACDEDGNTVLHHAASYGHPGLVQALLAIKADTGKTNLEDRTPLELAVDQTAATDRRRSEGCFMAAGILMSAGAPRSLRTNVMLGDAEAVREVAASHPGLFEPDIETETHLLGDAVRHNRYEMVKLLLDLGMDPNQRYRIQSLEEETYNWGEPLWIAAGDGQHDIARLLLERGADANAAVYASGNPMSRAYNNRDERMKRLLYRYGGSMTPDGAALECDTSAAVMALNLQPDLVEQILWGAACGGDPSVVGVCLRRLEWALDDPRWYRLLIQPIGIWPCGPHRKYRDFDRSVFPEILRMFLDHGVDPNVKGRRDTSLPHYIAATGKVWGEPNLKEDERIEFARLLLEYGASLDGRDTLLQSTPLAWAARWGRTALVDLYLEHGADPQPDGEPWTTPLAWAERYGHTAIVERLRQAGAVS
- a CDS encoding SRPBCC domain-containing protein — protein: MAEPLARITSEFCIDIEREYPFPIDQVWAAVTTAEGISAWMKYEATLDRRLGGRIFVDFKSEGNLEGTVCEWVPERVFAYTWGISVVRWVLEPCEGGTRLHFTNSHVTPDILMGFAAGWHAFIDHLGPYLAGTTVEDRYDDLMKVYVDRYGHLVAGNDDSEEKKP
- a CDS encoding Gfo/Idh/MocA family oxidoreductase, whose translation is MTNNQTMAQEVNAIRFGVVGCGGAGHAAIRSACASTLLDVVAISDLLEERRSRVGREEDIPRLYGPYQDLLADTDVEAVLLAVNPPARYPMVLDAIAAGKHVLVQKPHATRADHILTFKEAAERAGVTMQFCFFMRHDPVNRRTRVALSRGRIGEPYHARIFLKYNHRAPLDSPEAWTHVFGQKGGALGQHASHELDLAWWWMGCPDPRWAFAAKHVVEALYDGPEGPAEDYLSGIAGFEGGKTIQIDCSRWVHCDTPTVVEVHGSEGAYSHGQLWHMEDGVFTSREIDDESDVPHSDPPEDGLPFFHEVEHFARAVAGRVEPDVNADDAYRYMKLLDAMYDSAKTGEKVHIG
- a CDS encoding sialidase family protein, with the translated sequence MQHRIVTKEKGRYNAFPVLNQLPDGRLSIGCISSPFGDHYGLGDWLTLESRDDGRTWTPAEDPMLPPNWPGTSPRERYDRLSGVLPDGTLMAVGSVGQEFWTLGRREEAEARGLGFVKDESYTSLFPGKLIITGHRLSVIRSRDEGRTWERRTWTVPGYETAVGFPRGIILEDGTWLFPIYTIRAGGESDCLLFRSSDDGETWHLHEAVPRIGSEWALVETEPNRVLGHIRSTCYWDPAVVERTYHRDRFYTLEVWSEDGGRTWTSPVEASFEGYPNHLLKLRDGRILCTYGYRRAPMGIRALISEDGGRTWDTDHEYVLRDDGGGVSSAWPAEKRPRMGGADVGYPISAELGDGTILTVYYITTEDDTTHVAATHWHPDRDRPPGPQVG